The following coding sequences are from one Sciurus carolinensis chromosome 11, mSciCar1.2, whole genome shotgun sequence window:
- the LOC124958226 gene encoding olfactory receptor 51G2-like gives MFSCNSSTSGHSTFLLTGFPGLETSQHWVSIPINLVCVASVVGNSIILFLICTDPALHEPMYIFLSMLAASDLGLCASTFPTMVRLFWLGARELPFDLCAAQMFFIHAFTYVESGVLLAMAFDRFIAIRDPLHYATILPHSAMAKVGAAILARAVLLNLPAPVLLRRLLFPPTSELSHCYCLHCDLVGLACSDTRVNSLVGLVSILLSLGLDSSLIMLSYVLILRTVLGIASPGGRLKALNTCVSHLCIVLIFYLPKLGLSVLHRVEKHSYPALAVLMANLHFLVPPFMNPIVYCIKSKQIRQGLLKRFQQKRVDIS, from the coding sequence ATGTTCTCCTGCAACAGCAGCACATCTGGTCACTCTACCTTCCTTCTCACTGGCTTTCCAGGCCTAGAAACCTCTCAGCATTGGGTTTCCATCCCCATCAACCTTGTCTGTGTGGCTTCCGTTGTGGGTAACAGTATCATCCTCTTCCTGATCTGCACAGATCCAGCCTTACATGAACCCATGTATATCTTCCTGTCCATGTTGGCAGCCTCCGATCTGGGCCTCTGTGCCTCTACTTTCCCCACCATGGTGCGGCTCTTCTGGCTGGGTGCTCGAGAGCTACCCTTTGATCTTTGTGCAGCACAGATGTTTTTCATTCATGCCTTCACTTATGTGGAATCCGGTGTGCTGCTGGCCATGGCCTTTGATCGCTTCATTGCCATCCGGGACCCTCTGCACTATGCCACGATCCTTCCCCACTCAGCCATGGCCAAAGTGGGAGCTGCCATTCTGGCAAGGGCTGTTTTGCTCAATCTCCCTGCACCAGTTCTCCTGCGGCGTCTGCTCTTTCCCCCAACAAGTGAGCTCTCTCACTGCTACTGCCTGCATTGTGACCTTGTAGGACTGGCCTGCTCAGACACCCGGGTCAACAGCTTGGTTGGCCTGGTCTCCATCCTCCTCTCACTGGGCCTCGACTCCTCCCTCATCATGCTCTCATACGTCCTGATCCTACGGACTGTGCTGGGCATTGCATCACCTGGAGGGCGGCTCAAGGCTCTTAACACATGCGTCTCACACCTCTGTATCGTGCTCATCTTCTATTTACCCAAACTGGGACTATCTGTGTTGCACAGAGTGGAGAAGCACAGCTATCCCGCCCTGGCAGTGCTCATGGCCAACTTGCACTTCTTGGTCCCACCCTTCATGAACCCCATTGTGTACTGCATCAAGTCGAAGCAGATCCGCCAGGGCCTCCTGAAGCGCTTCCAGCAGAAACGGGTTGATATTTCTTAG